One window of the Pyrus communis chromosome 17, drPyrComm1.1, whole genome shotgun sequence genome contains the following:
- the LOC137722686 gene encoding phosphoribosylaminoimidazole carboxylase, chloroplastic-like translates to MFQQSSGCSDSLFASPEFGFRPCLAAPKTKNAFSCSMEKHKLFTSSSSLSLKQQPQTKRNPVLACRASRDPHVITGKDDVAVHGVADVIVGVLGGGQLGRMFCQAASRMAIKVMVLDPQENCPASELAHYHMVGSFDDSSMVQEFAKRCGVLTVEIEHVDVETLEKLEQQGVDCQPKASTIRIIQDKYVQKVHFSKHDIPLPEFMQIDDLEGAKRAGDLFGYPLMIKSKRLAYDGRGNAVAKSEDELSSAVAALGGFDRGLYVEKWAPFVKELAVIVARGRDNSIVCYPVVETIHKENICHIVKAPANMSWKIRKLATDIASRAVSSLEGAGVFAVELFLTKDDQILLNEVAPRPHNSGHHTIESCCTSQYEQHLRAVVGLPLGDPSMKTPAAIMYNLLGEDEGEPGFLLAQQLIGRALRTPGATVHWYDKPEMRKQRKMGHITIVGPSLGNAEKLLESMLNEERLDSQSAVTPRVGIVMGSDSDLPVMKDAAKILNMFGVPNEVRIVSAHRTPELMYSYALSARERGIQVIIAGAGGAAHLPGMVAALTPLPVIGVPVRASTLDGIDSLLSIVQMPRGVPVATVAVNNSTNAGLLAVRILGVCDADLVSRMSQYQENTRDEVLTKAEKLQKDGWELYLNP, encoded by the exons ATGTTCCAACAGAGCTCTGGCTGCTCCGACTCGCTCTTCGCTTCGCCGGAGTTTGGGTTTAGGCCGTGTTTGGCTGCGCCGAAAACGAAAAACGCATTCTCCTGCTCCATGGAAAAGCACAAGCTtttcacttcttcttcttctctctcgcTCAAGCAGCAACCCCAAACGAAGCGCAATCCTGTCCTGGCCTGTCGAGCATCACGTGACCCTCACGTGATTACTGG GAAAGATGATGTAGCTGTTCATGGAGTTGCTGATGTAATTGTTGGTGTTCTTGGAGGAGGCCAACTGGGTCGGATGTTCTGCCAAGCGGCTTCGCGAATGGCGATTAAAGTGATGGTCTTGGACCCACAAGAGAACTGCCCGGCTAGTGAGCTTGCCCATTATCATATGGTTGGAAGTTTCGATGATAGCTCGATGGTCCAAGAGTTCGCAAAGAG ATGTGGAGTGCTGACTGTGGAAATTGAGCATGTGGATGTGGAGACGTTAGAGAAGCTTGAGCAGCAAGGAGTGGATTGCCAACCCAAAGCCTCTACAATCAGAATAATTCAG GATAAGTATGTCCAAAAGGTTCATTTTTCGAAGCATGATATTCCGCTTCCTGAATTCATGCAG ATAGATGATCTTGAAGGTGCCAAGAGAGCAGGGGACCTCTTTGGCTATCCTCTTATGATAAAAAGTAAAAGGTTAGCTTACGATGGACGTGGAAATGCTGTTGCTAAGAGTGAGGATGAGCTTTCTTCTGCTGTGGCTG CTCTTGGAGGGTTTGATCGTGGTTTATATGTTGAGAAATGGGCCCCATTTGTAAAG GAGCTGGCTGTTATTGTCGCAAGAGGAAGAGACAATTCTATCGTGTGCTACCCTGTTGTTGAAACAATACACAA GGAAAACATTTGTCACATTGTAAAGGCTCCTGCTAACATGTCATGGAAGATCAGAAAGCTGGCCACTGATATTGCATCCAGAGCTGTTAGTTCATTAGAAGGTGCTGGTGTCTTTGCAGTTGAGTTGTTCTTGACAAAGGATGACCAG ATTTTGCTAAATGAAGTAGCTCCTAGACCTCACAATAGCGGTCATCACACAATAGAGTCTTGCTGCACTTCACAGTATGAACAGCATTTGAGGGCTGTTGTTGGTCTTCCACTTGGTGATCCATCAATGAAAACTCCAGCTGCAATCATGTACAATTTACTTGGCGAAGATGAG GGGGAACCTGGTTTCCTACTAGCTCAGCAGTTGATTGGAAGAGCATTGCGTACTCCAGGGGCCACTGTGCATTGGTATGATAAGCCAG AAATGCGGAAGCAACGGAAGATGGGTCATATCACCATTGTTGGACCTTCCCTGGGAAATGCCGAAAAACTGCTAGAATCGATGCTAAATGAAGAAAGATTGGATAGTCAGTCTGCAG TCACACCGCGTGTTGGTATCGTAATGGGCTCTGATTCAGATCTTCCTGTTATGAAAGATGCTGCAAAGATTTTAAATATGTTTGGAGTACCCAATGAG GTGAGAATAGTTTCAGCACATCGAACTCCTGAATTGATGTATTCTTATGCCTTGTCTGCTCGGGAGAGAGGCATTCAGGTCATCATTGCTGGTGCTGGTGGTGCTGCTCACTTGCCAG GCATGGTAGCTGCCCTCACTCCTTTGCCCGTTATCGGTGTCCCGGTGCGTGCTTCTACATTGGATGGAATCGATTCTCTTTTGTCCATCGTGCAG ATGCCGAGAGGGGTCCCAGTTGCAACAGTAGCTGTAAACAACTCCACCAACGCTGGTTTGCTGGCAGTTAGGATATTGGGTGTTTGTGATGCCGATCTAGTATCAAG AATGTCCCAGTATCAAGAAAACACAAGGGACGAAGTTTTGACAAAGGCGGAGAAACTACAGAAAGATGGATGGGAGTTGTATTTGAATCCTTGA
- the LOC137722685 gene encoding uncharacterized protein, with amino-acid sequence MRCKMRTFFNSMAAAAVAVAAFLLLGPSTVGKSMAFASSSSETTMHTNNWAVLVCTSRFWFNYRHMANTLSLYRTVKRLGIPDERIILMLADDMACNARNKYPAQVFNNENHRLNLYGDNVEVDYRGYEVTVENFLRVLTGRHENAVPRSKRLLSDEGSHILLYMTGHGGDEFLKFQDSEELQSPDLADAVKQMKEKHRFKELLIMVDTCQAATLFNQLQSPGVLAIGSSMKGENSYSHHLDSDVGVSVVDRFTFYTLAFFERLNMYDNASLSSLFTSYNPSLLMSTAYYRTDLYQQHLEEVAVTNFFGSVMETIHTDSAYKALSRTSSSRAEIKMPFDQSVNDNERRVLADSDRQDHISDLKNEDQQGAVGQLWKTINDRVDKIEDVDSFVRYSLLVMLPLLLLPTLLSW; translated from the exons ATGCGCTGCAAGATGCGCACTTTCTTCAACTCCATGGCGGCGGCGGCAGTGGCGGTGGCGGCGTTTTTGCTTCTGGGCCCGAGCACCGTCGGCAAGTCCATGGcatttgcttcttcttcttccgagACCACTATGCACACTAACAATTGGGCTGTTCTGGTCTGCACCTCTCGATTCTG GTTTAATTATCGACACATGGCCAACACTTTATCCCTGTATCG GACGGTTAAGCGCCTTGGAATACCTGATGAGAGGATAATACTCATGCTGGCTGATGACATGGCCTGTAATGCTAGAAACAAGTACCCTGCTCAAGTTTTTAACAACGAGAACCACAGACTCAACTTGTATGGAGATAATGTTGAG GTGGATTATCGAGGTTATGAAGTGACGGTTGAAAACTTTTTACGTGTATTGACTGGGCGCCATGAGAATGCTGTTCCAAGATCTAAGCGTCTTTTGAGTGATGAAGGAAGCCACATCCTTTTGTATATGACAGGACATGGAGGAGAtgagtttttaaaatttcaagaCTCAGAAGAGCTCCAGAGTCCTGATTTAGCAGATGCAGTTAAACAGATGAAGGAAAAGCATAG ATTCAAGGAGTTGCTGATAATGGTGGACACTTGCCAAGCTGCCACTCTCTTTAATCAG CTTCAATCACCTGGAGTTTTGGCTATTGGAAGTAGCATGAAAGGAGAGAACTCATACTCGCATCACTTGGACTCAGAT GTCGGTGTTTCAGTTGTGGATCGTTTTACTTTTTACACCCTTGCGTTCTTTGAGAGgctaaatatgtacgataatgCTTCATTGAGCAG TCTTTTCACTTCCTATAACCCAAGCTTGTTGATGTCAACCGCATACTACCGAACAGATCTATACCAGCAACACCTGGAAGAG gtggCTGTGACGAACTTCTTCGGTTCAGTCATGGAAACAATACATACTGATTCAGCTTACAAAGCCCTTTCGAGAACAAGTTCAAGCAGAGCTGAAATCAAGATGCCCTTTGATCAATCCGTCAATGACAACGAAAGAAGAGTCTTGGCCGATTCAGACAGACAGGATCATATCAGTGACCTGAAAAATGAG GATCAACAAGGCGCTGTCGGACAATTGTGGAAAACTATAAATGACCGAGTTGATAAAATTGAAGACGTTGATTCCTTCGTGCGGTACAGCTTGTTAGTAATGCTTCCGTTGCTGCTACTTCCCACGTTGTTATCTTGGTGA